The genomic window TTCCAACCGTGTTCGGGCCGCCGCGGTCTCAATCAGGTCCCGGACAGTGAGATCGAAGCCCTTCCGGACGTTCCAATGCACCTCGGGCTTGATGACGTCTCCGGCGCGTTCCAGGATCGGTCCCAGCCCTGCGGCGAAGTCCATGGCCCGGGTATTGCCGAACACGAGGTCTGCCTCGCTGAAATCGGGGGTGGCTTCTTCCACGATTGCGCCCAGGCCTTCGAAGACCTCCAGTTGCCGTTCGAGGTGTTCCAGAATTTCGGGATCCACGGGAACTCCGATTCCGAAGTCCCTGGACCAGCCGATCCGGACCCCGCGCATGTCCGCCTCGAGCCCTGCCCGGAAAACGCCGGGATCCAGAACCGCAGGGTGCGGAACGCGGGAATCCTTGCCCGCAGTCACGGACATGAACAAAGCGATGTCCTCCACGCTCCGAGCCATGGGGCCAGTCCTTCCCAACCACGCGTAAGCGTTGACGTCGGACGGCATGGGGATCACCGCCGTCGAGGGCCTGAAACCCACCACGTTGCAGAAGGAGGCCGGGATGCGGAGCGAGCCGCCCATGTCGCTGCCGTCGCCAATGCTTTGGACGCGGGATGCGACGACGGCGGCCACCCCACCACTGCTTCCGCCGGCGCTGAGGGTGGGCGCGTAGGGGTTGGTGGTGGTACCGAAGAGGTCGTTGAATGTGTGGGAGCCGGCTCCGAACTCGGGAACGTTCGACTTTCCGGTACTGACCACGCCGGCCGCCTTCAACCGCGCGATGATGAGGTCATCGGCGTCGGGAACGAAGTCGCGCAAGGCGAGCGAGCCCTGCGTGGTGCGCATTCCAGCGGTGTTGTTGGTGTCCTTGTGGGTCATCGGCACACCGTGAAGCGGCGGCAGCTCTGCTCCCGTTGCGGTCATCTGGTCCGCACGATGCGCCAAGGCCTGGGCACTTTCGGCGTCCAGGGTGACCACTGCATTGACCACGGGGTTGACCGCGGCGATCCGCTCCAGGTGATCGGCCAGGGCTTCGCGTGCCGAGATCTTCTTGTTGCGGATCGCTGCGGAAAGTTCGACGGCGGACAGCTCGCCAATGGACTCGGGCATGGTGCTCCTTTGCTGGATGTGTACTGCTTGAAGTGTGCCGCGTCACACCGCGCTGCCGGAAGCCCATGCGAAGCGAAACAAGGGTATGACGGATTCGGCCATGATTCAGGCTGATTCCGTCAGCTATTGAAGGTGATCAGGCTCATAGTCAAAGGTGTTGGTAACCCCACGGCCGATCCGGCTGGTGGGAATGGATTTGCCCCATTGCGCCACACGCCGGACAACGTCGTCCGGAGGTGGAAGTGCTGCGGGGCACACACCGGAGGTTTCCATGCACCGACTCCTGGCCCAACAAGCGGCCCTGCAAGTG from Arthrobacter sp. StoSoilB20 includes these protein-coding regions:
- a CDS encoding amidase family protein, whose amino-acid sequence is MPESIGELSAVELSAAIRNKKISAREALADHLERIAAVNPVVNAVVTLDAESAQALAHRADQMTATGAELPPLHGVPMTHKDTNNTAGMRTTQGSLALRDFVPDADDLIIARLKAAGVVSTGKSNVPEFGAGSHTFNDLFGTTTNPYAPTLSAGGSSGGVAAVVASRVQSIGDGSDMGGSLRIPASFCNVVGFRPSTAVIPMPSDVNAYAWLGRTGPMARSVEDIALFMSVTAGKDSRVPHPAVLDPGVFRAGLEADMRGVRIGWSRDFGIGVPVDPEILEHLERQLEVFEGLGAIVEEATPDFSEADLVFGNTRAMDFAAGLGPILERAGDVIKPEVHWNVRKGFDLTVRDLIETAAARTRLEQSVQSFFGQYHLFASPCAQVLPFDASQRYPADIAGVPSETYLDWMRSACLLSATGLPVLSVPAGFGPSGLPIGLQLATNHYTDMQLLRYGRAFEQQTGYAAVAPVVTPAREPLTTVNA